ATCGAAGGACAAGTCGTGCTTCTTGACCATCTGACGGCTGTACTTGGGCAGCATGGGCGAGACCGCTACCACGGTAGCGCCTTGTTGGCGGAAACGGTCAGCGTATTCTTCCAGAGCTTCCAGCTCCAGATTGCAGTAGGGTCACCACACGCCGCGGTAGACGGACAACACGAGCGGGCCATTGCTGAGGAGATCTTGCGAGCGCACGGTCTGGCCACCCTGATTGGGCAACTGGAAGTCAGGCAGCCGGTCGCCTTGCCCCAAAGCCTTCTCAGCCTGCCCCGAGTCGATCAGGTCCTGGGTGGCCCTTGACATGATTTCCTTTGCACGTTCGGGGGCTTTCTTCTTGAAGGAGGCCTTATATTCATCCAGTTTCGCTTGTAAACTCATGATTTCCTTTCACTCACCGCTTGAAGATGCTGTCATGAGGGCTTGCGTTTCGATGAGGACGGAACAGGAAGCAAGGCAGACGCGGCGGGAGAACGCGATACCCGGGGACTCTGAGGCACCCCGGGCATCGCTCACCGCGGTCACCGGAACCGGCTCTGACAGGCGCTGGTCGGGGGAGCGTGTCAGTGCCGCGGCCCGGTTGCGGATGTCGAAGCAGCTAACTCCCCCTTCGCTTGGCCTTTTCGATGTCGTGCAGCCGCCAGCGATAGAAAAAATAAGAATGCAAGACGTTGACCCCTTCCTGGAGACGCAGGCTGATTTCGGCCGTCTTGCCGGGGTCGGCCTGGTAGGCTGCCCGATCGCGCATCTCCATTTCCCGCTCGCTCAGTTCGCGGATGCGGCGGCTAACGTCGGCGGCATCTTCCAGGACAAGCCCCGCCTCTTCGACCATGGAGCGCAAAACCCGGATCAGCTCCACGTCCATGCCATCCAGACGATTCGTCGCCGGAACGGGAACCAAGAGCTCAAGCTCCAGCAGCCGGTTCACCCAGGACTTTTCAACGCCGGCTTTGCGGGCCGCTTGGGCAACCGTGAAGCTGCCCTCGGCCGCCACCGGCGCCGAGCCCAGCACGGCCCGCTCAAGCGCCACGGCTACGTCGGGTTCCACACCCTCGTTCACCAACTGCAGCACGCGGCGCATGAGCGGAAGCGGCAGGGGTCCCGCCGGTCCTTCCCTTAGCTTTCCGACGGCCTTCGCCAATTGCAGGTGACGCTGATCGTAGACGGCCGCGTTGTGGGCCGTCTTCTTGGCCGGGGGGAGCAACCCTTCGCGCAGATAGTAGTGAATCGTCGAACGAGGAACTCCGCTGCGACGTTCCAGCTCGGCCATCCGCATCTCCTGCATGCGGGAAGTGTAAAGCTACACTCCACACTCTGTCAAGAGAATCAAGCAGAATCGAGCTGATCTACAAATGACAACCGCGGTCCTCAGGGGCAGTCCGGGAATTCCAGCGCCGCGCCGATGTCGTCCCGGGCTGATGAATGCCAGTTAAGAGCCGGTTGAAAGCTGAGTGGCTCTATTCGGCATCGCCTCCAGCCTCGATAACCTGTTCGGAAGTCAGACCGTAGAGCGGACGAGCGGGCACGCCCAGGATGCCCAGATAGACGAAGAATTGACCGCGGTGGTGGATCTCGTGTTCGACCATGGCGCGCAGCCATTTCCAGGTAGTGATGGGAAATCCCGCCGGGGTTTGGCACTTCGATTGAAGTTGCTCAGGGCTAAGGCTGGAGAAGATCTCGACCGACTGAGCGTGCATCTCGTCCAGGTAGGCAACCACCTCCTCA
This genomic stretch from Acidobacteriota bacterium harbors:
- a CDS encoding MerR family transcriptional regulator produces the protein MAELERRSGVPRSTIHYYLREGLLPPAKKTAHNAAVYDQRHLQLAKAVGKLREGPAGPLPLPLMRRVLQLVNEGVEPDVAVALERAVLGSAPVAAEGSFTVAQAARKAGVEKSWVNRLLELELLVPVPATNRLDGMDVELIRVLRSMVEEAGLVLEDAADVSRRIRELSEREMEMRDRAAYQADPGKTAEISLRLQEGVNVLHSYFFYRWRLHDIEKAKRRGS
- a CDS encoding DinB family protein — its product is MEIARIEPFLDYYGKIRGRTKRVIESVPPDKIEWKPAPSRWSFGDLIRHLANIERWMYGETVQGRPSRYSGHGPEFASGYEEVVAYLDEMHAQSVEIFSSLSPEQLQSKCQTPAGFPITTWKWLRAMVEHEIHHRGQFFVYLGILGVPARPLYGLTSEQVIEAGGDAE